The genome window TGTATTAGCactgtgttttgtgtttcttctatttacttatttcttttttttacctcaGAAAACAGCCTTTTTTGCTGTACACGTATGTGGAGCTGTGCTCGCCTTTGGTATGGGCTCATTATATATGTTTGTTCAGACCATCCTTTCCTACCAAATGCAGCCCAAAATTCATGGCAAGCAAGTCTTCTGGATCAGACTACTGGTGGCTATCTGGTGTGGAATAAGTGCATTCAGCagtatcctttgctgtaaaaTGTGGCTACACTTGGaaggaaataatacaatttaaGTAAACATTGTTGACATACTGTAGGTGACATACAAGGTGGCTTTTGTAGGTGAGATCCTTGGGTTGGTAACCCTAAAGTAAAGGATCTGccacatgaaattcaaattttacatgtCTATAATAACTATAATAACTGAGCTAGGAGCAAAGATGATGTTTAGCCTGATCATACTTGAAAAATACGAAGGTAAGTTAATGCCCTCCCTGAAAACAACTCTGTAGCAGACACTTCTAATGGTACTGTTACTTTACTGAGTAAAGAGGGATTGACAATGTGTACCATTTCATAGTAATCCTCTGGGCACATCTTAAATTTTACTACTGTTGTGTAATGcaaagtctttaagaaaatggGTTTGGACCTTGGAAACAAATCTATGAGTAATCCTTTTAGACctttaaagtgatttttattttaaatctaatttgAACTCATAGATTTTCTCTGAGATTCTtccttgacttttttttataGTGCTGACATGCTCATTACTTTTGTACAGTGGTAGTTTTGGTACTGATATAGTACAGAAACTCCATTGGAATCCTGAGGACAAAGTAAGAACTTAGAGTgtataaaacttaattttatgttaaaaatgacTATATTGATTGATActgatgtatttttcatttcaccaTTAACACTGAAACTTTTCTAGTAAAATCACTTATATATTAGGATTATTTTCTAcacatgataaaatatatatagaaccaTCCATATTCTCCTGTCAGCTGTGACCTGTGAACATTTTAAGATGTGAAGAAAGTTGATAGCAAGGAATTTTCTCAG of Manis javanica isolate MJ-LG chromosome 4, MJ_LKY, whole genome shotgun sequence contains these proteins:
- the DRAM2 gene encoding DNA damage-regulated autophagy modulator protein 2 isoform X4, giving the protein MGSLYMFVQTILSYQMQPKIHGKQVFWIRLLVAIWCGISAFSMLTCSLLLYSGSFGTDIVQKLHWNPEDKGYVLHMITTAAEWSMSFSFFSFFLTYIRDFQKISLRVEANLHGLTLYDTAPCPTNDERTRLLSRDL